The DNA region TCGGCGAATCGCTGCTGAACTGAAGCGCCTCGAGCAACAATCCTGCCAGGCCGTCAGCACGTTCCTCGTGAACGATGTGGCCGCCCTCGACATCAATCACCCGTCCACGAACAAGGCGCGTTGCGACCGCATGCGATACGCGTGGCGGGACCGTGCGATCATCCCGCGCGGCGATCAGCACCACGTCCGATGACAGGCCCGGCAGCCGCGCCAGCAACGGATCAAGGTTCCAGCGCGCCATCATGCCGAGCGCACCCGCCACGTGGTCTGGGTCGCGCACCAGCCGAACGTAAAGGGCGACAGTCTCATCATCGACCTTGGAGCCGGTTCCGTCCAGAAGATCGCGCACACGTGCCTCGCTGCCCATCAGTGTGGAGACCGTTCTGGGCACAAAGGGCAGCGCCGCCAACCCGCGGGCGAGTACAGGGAAAAGCAACCCGGCGGGCCCTTCGAAGGCACCCACTGCGGCGTTCAACCCAACCACCCGCGGCACTGGGCGCAAGAGCGCCATCTGCAATGCGATCGCCGCGCCGGCAGAGTGGCCGAGAATCGCCCGAGGCGCAGCGCCGAGGCTTTCGCACAGCATCCAGAGATCCTCGGCGATCCGGTTCAGCGAAAGTCGGTCGACAGCGCCGCACCGGGTACAGCCCTGGCCCGGCAGATCGGGGATGATCAGGCGAAAATGCTGCGCAAGTCCGGGCGCCGTGCGGCGGAAGCTGTGTCCTGATGCACCGAGGCCATGCAGCATCAGCACTGCCGGAGCGTCAGGCGACCCAAGTTCTGCCACCCACCAGTCATGCGGACCAGCGCGCAATCGGCGCGCCTGCAGCCGGAACGGCCAGGTCGCGGGAAGCTCGCGCGGGTCCATATCTAGCGCTCCAGGGCCGACTCCAGGACGCCAGCCAGCCGCCCTGCCGTCGCGCGGGGCAAGGCGATGTAGCGCGCACCCATGCCCATCGCAATCTGGGCAAGCCGCGGGTTGGGACGCTGGCCGACGTCGATCACCAAAGCCGATGTGCCCGCCTTTCGGATGGCGAGCGCCATCTGCAACGACTGCGCATCGGCCAGTTCCCGGTTCGGTCGCCCATCCAGCGCGACGTTGCATTTGCCGTCCGTCAGCACGGCAATGGTCGGCGTCATGCCGCGTCCGCGCGCCCGTGTCGCTGTATCCAACGCAAGCTCCAGCCCGCTTGCCAGCGGCGTTCCCCCGCCGCCAGGCAGGCCCCGCAGGCGTTGCCGGGCCTGAACCAGGCTTCGACTGGGAGGCAGCAAGAGATCGGCGCCCGTTCCGCGAAAGGTCAACAGTGCCACATGATCGCGCCGACTGTAGGCTTGGGCCAGCAGCATCTCCACCGCGCCCTTTGCTTCGGCCAGGCGGGCAACAGCTGCGGATCCCGATGCGTCGACAGCGAAGATCAGCAGGCGGTCCGAATGGTCTTTGCAGCGCCGGATGTGAAAGTCTGTTGGCGCCACCAGAAGGGCCTGGTTCGCACGATTCGGCCAAGCACTCCGTCGCACTGCCTGCCACGGCGCTGCGCTGCGAAGCGTGGCAACCAGATCAAGACGGGCCTGCATTGACGGGCGTGCACGGCGTGGCGACAAAGGGCGCCCCCTGCGGTTGCCGGCTCGGGCCGCGCCGGAACCGGTAGCCCCCCGGCCTGACCTCGACAATCGTCCGGCATCAAGCTGGCGCAGAACCTCCTCTGGAAGCGCAGCGCGCGCTGCGGCGACCAGGATGTCGGCCGCGGCGCTGTCTTGCCCTTCTCGTTGCGTGCTGTCGCTTCCTGGTTCGGGCGGAGGCTGCAAGGGCGGGGGCTCGGCGTCCGGCGCGGGCGGGACCGAAGCGGCGCGGTGCGCCAACGCGAACTCGGCAGCTTGCGCGAGGTCGGGAGGCTCGACAACGTCGCGCCCGGCAAGCGCCGCAAGGATTCGTGCGGTGGTCAGGGCAAGCGTGGGCGCACGCAGCGAGTCGATCCCCAAGGCATCGCAGGCCGCGACCAGATCGCGCACTGCGGTGTGGGGCACCTTGACCATGGGCAGGCGCCGACGCGCTGCTGCAATCAACTCGGGATCCGGCAGAATTGGTGCCTCGTCCGGCCCATCCGGGCACAAGAACAAGGCCAAACGATCCGCCAAAGCGAGCGGGAGCCCTTCCGATTCGTCGGCGGCCTCGTCCAGCGCAATCACCGCGTGATGGTGACGGTCCAACGCTTGAGCAAGCCGCGCGGCGAGCGCCGCGTCACATCGTTCTGCCATCGGGAGGATCATGACAGCGGGACGGTCCAACAGTCCGGGTCGCGAAACAGGCGAACCGGAGCCGAGAGTCGAGGCGATGTCCAGTCCACCGAACAACGCTTCGTCCCCCGCATTGGGCGGCAACCGCAGCAAGGGCAAGGGCAGGGAAAGCCGCCGCAGCGCCTCGATCAGCCTCAGCCGGGCAGGGCCGGCCCGGCTGCGCAACCACAGGCCGCCAAGAGCAACCGGATCAACGGCCAAAACGGCCAGAACGGTGGTTGTCGCATCGCCTCCCATCTCAAGGCAGCGTTTCAGAAAGGGCGCGGGCCACTCGGGCAGTCGACCCGGCCTCGTCCAACGGGTCACGGCGCAGACGGTGGGCCAGCGCCATCGGCGCTACACGGCGCAGATGGGCGCGCGTGACCGCAGGTGCCGCCTCAAGTGCCGCAAGGGCACGCCCGGCTCGCAGAAGCGTCAACTCGCCGCGCACGCCATCGGACCCAAGAGCGATGCACAACGCCGCGCAGTCATGCAGCGCCGTGTTGGGCGCCTGGATCTGCGAAAGGCGCGGCCGGGCAGCAAGGATGTCCTCCCGCAGACCCATATCCTGTGGACGCCAGTTCGCAAGGAACGCATCCGGGTCCATGTCGAAAGCGTCGCGCCGTCGGATCACCTCGACCCGGGTCTCGATGTCGCGCGGGCTGGTCACTTCTACGGACAGACCGAAACGGTCCAGAAGCTGCGGGCGCAGATCTCCTTCCTCCGGGTTCCCGGATCCGACCAACACAAACCTGGCCGGGTGCCGGATGGACAGCCCGTCACGCTCCACAACGTTCTCGCCGGATTGGGCGACGTCCAGCAGAAGATCGACCAGATGATCCTCCAGCAGGTTCACCTCGTCGATGTAGAGATACCCCCGGTTCGCCCGCGCCAGAAGACCGGGCTCAAAGGCCTTCTCTCCGCGTGCGATGGCACGTTCTATATCCAGCGCGCCGACGACCCTGTCTTCCGAGGCGCCCAGTGGCAGGTCCACGACAGGCGTCGGCCGCCGGACGATGGTCGAAGAAGTCAGCGTCACCCATTCCGGCACCTGTTCCGGGCGCGGCGAGTTGACAGGGCATCCCTCGACTGCTTCGATCTCGGGCAGCAGGGCAGCCAGCGCACGGACAGCCGTGGACTTGCCAGTTCCCCGGTCACCGAAGACGAGAACGCCCCCGATGGCCGGATCGACCGCCGTCAGCAGCAGGGCCAGCTTCATGTCGTCCTGCCCGACGATGGCCGAAAACGGGTATGCCGGTCGAGCTCGAACCCCATCAGAACGCGGGTGAATCCGGGCGATGGCCTGTGTCATGCGGCTTCCCTTTCTGCAAGTTTGTCCGCAAGCGGATCGGTCCCGCCCCAAAGGCCTTCGGACCCCAGGATGCGAAAGCGGGCGTAAAGTTCCTCGGCGAACCAGTTACCTTCTCGGACAGCCCTGATCGCTTCGGCATGGGGGCCTTTCGCGCGGGCGAAAGCAGCCATGGTGGTGCTGTCAGGCCAGATCGAGAAGGTGACCTGATGCAGAAGCGGCATCTCACCGACTCCGATCTTGAACAGCACATCGGGGTTCTTGCCGATGGCGGACGAGATATCGGGAACCCTCTGCCAGAACCGCAGTGCACGGCTGGGGCGAAGCGTCGCCCGGGTCAGCGCCGCGACGGGACCGCTGACGGCTTCGCTTCTGCCGCTTTCACCAAGGAACGGGCTGACGCCAGACCAGCTTCCCCTGACCGATAAGGGATCAAGGAACACGGTCCAGACCTCGCGTGCACGCGCACGCCACCTTTGCCAGACGGGCGAGTCGGAAACCGCATCCCGGGCTGCCTTTTCCGAGGCCCAGACAGCAACGATGGCCCAAACCTGCCAGTTCGGCCGAGGGGTAAAGCCTTCTCCGGTACCAGACCCGCAAAGCTTGAAGAATCGAAGCCGGGAGTCCTGTCGCAGCGCCCGACGGGCCAGCGCCATCTGACCGATCACCCAGAGCCGCGACATCGGGGCGGTAAAGCGGAACAGGCTGAGGGTGGCAACCGGAATGGCCGGATCCTCCGAGAAAGTGTAAATCCAGTGTTACACCCGGCTGGAAAAAAGGAAAGATGTAACTCCCTATCACGATGAGGAGTCCTGACAGTTGTAAATCAAACTGGACGCCTTATGATCCAGGACATGACAAAGCCCTCATCAACTCCTGATGCTGCCGGCCGCGCCGTGGTCGTGGGGGCGGGGCTCGGTGGCTTGGCCTCGGCCATGCGGCTTGGCGCAAAGGGCTGGCAGGTAACCGTCGTCGATCGTCTTGACCGGCCGGGTGGCCGCGGCTCATCCATCTCACAGGGCGGCCATCGCTTTGACCTGGGCCCCACCATCGTGACGGTGCCTCAAACGCTGCGAGATCTCTGGTCCGCCTGTGGGCGAGACTTTGACAGGGACGTTCAGCTTGTGCCGATGGACCCCTTTTATCGGATTCTCTTTGCCGACGGCGAAACCTTCACGGCACGCAAGGATCCGGCGGCCATGCAGGCCGAGGTTGCACGCATCAGCCCGGCCGACCTTGCTGGATACATTAGGTTCCTGAAGGACAGCGAGACACGCTACCGCTTCGGCTACGAAGACCTCGGGCGGCGCCCCATGCACAACTTCATTGAGACGTTGAAGGTCATTCCGCGCTTTGCCATGCTGCGGGCCGACAGATCTGTCCATGCCCACGCGGCAACACGGGTCCGCGACCCGCACCTGCGCTTTGCCCTATCGTTCCATCCCCTGTTCATCGGTGGCGATCCTTTCAACGTCACGTCCATGTACGTGCTTGTCAGCCACCTGGAGGCCGCATTTGGAGTGCACTACGCCATGGGCGGCGTCCAGGCGATTGCCGACGCCATGACCAAAGTGGTGACCGATCAAGGCGGCAACGTGATTTCCGGGGGCGAGGTTGACGAAATCCTGGTGCAAGGGGGCCGCGCTTCCGGTGTGAAGCTCACGGACGGACGCCACTTTCCGGCCGAGGTCGTCGTTTCGAACGCCGATGCCGGGCATACCTATGACCGGCTGCTGCGAAACCAGCGCCGCCGTCGCTGGACGCCGGCCCGCCTCAAGCGGTCGCGCTGGTCCATGGGGCTTTTCGTCTGGTACTTCGGCACCAAGGGCACCCGACACCGATGGCCAGAGGTCGGGCACCATTCCATCGTGGTCGGCCCGCGCTACCGCGACCACATCCGCGATATCTTCATCTGCGGTCGGTTGGCGGATGACATGAGCCTTTATGTCCACAGGCCCAGTGTCACCGATCCTTCCTGCGCCCCCGACGGCGACGATACGTTCTATGCCCTGTCTCCTGTACCTCATCTTGGCCATGACAATGGAGTGGACTGGCAGGTCGAGGCCGAACCCTACAGGAAGAAGGTCCAGGCCGTGCTGGAAGAGCGTCTCTTGCCTGGTCTTTCTCTCCACCTGACAGAGAGCCTGGTCTTCACTCCCGAAACCTTCCGCGACCGCTATCTTTCTCCGCTTGGCGCCGGCTTCTCGATCGAGCCGCGCATCCTGCAATCGGCGTGGTTCCGCCCGCACAACCTGTCAGAGGAATTGCCGGGCCTATACCTGGCCGGGGCCGGCACCCACCCCGGCGCAGGTGTTCCGGGCGTGATCGGCACGTCGGAAATCCTCGCTCAGCTTGTGCCTGATGCGCCGCACCGCGCCGCAAACCCTGTCGCCTTGGCAGCCGAATGATCGCGTCGTCTGACATGGAGGCCTGCCGGGCCATGATCCGCACCGGGAGCCTGTCCTTCCACGCGGCCTCCCGTGTGCTGCCTTCGCGGGTGCGCGATCCGGCGTTGGCACTTTATGCCTTCTGTCGCGTTGCTGACGATGAGGTTGATGAGGGTCATGACAAAGCCGCCGCCGTGCTGCGGCTTCGCGACCGACTGGACCTGATTTATGCCGGTCGCCCGCGCAACGCACCATCCGACCGCGCCTTCGCGGCCGTTGTGGCCGATTTCGAGATGCCCCGCCTCCTGCCCGAGGCTCTGCTGGAGGGCCTCGCCTGGGACTCGCTGGGCCGCCGTTACGAAAGCCTGTCACAGCTGAAGGATTACTCTGCGCGTGTTGCATCCTCTGTCGGCGCGATGATGTGCGTCCTGATGGGGGCGCGCGATGCCGACATCCTTGCGCGCGCCTGCGATCTTGGCTTGGCCATGCAACTGACCAACATCGCCAGGGACGTGGGCGAGGATGCCCGGGCCGGCCGGCTGTTTCTCCCGCTTGACTGGCTGACAGAGGATGGCCTGGATCCGCAGGTGTTCCTGAACGCACCCGCTCCTGCACCGGCCATCCGGCGGGCGACCGAGCGCCTGCTGGACCATGCCGACCGCCTTTACTGGCGTGCGGCTACGGGCGTTCGCTGCCTGCCCCTGGACTGTCGGGCCGGTATCCTGTCCGCAGGCCATGTCTACCGTGCAATTGGCGCCGAGATCGCCCGCGCCGGGCACGACAGCGTCACCCGCCGCGCACGGACGACACGCGGCCGCAAGGCAGCGCTCATGCTCTTGTCGGCGACCCAGGCCGGACTTGGCGCCCTGCTTCCGATTTCCGCCCGGCTTCACGCCGCGCCGGAACCTGAGGTGGCCTTTCTTGTGGATGCCGCGGCACGTCGGCATCCCGTTGCTGCACGGTCAGAGTCCTTGCTGGCGGTCCTCGCCCAACTGGAAGCACGGGATCGTGGACTTGCGTGACCTGCGTCGCGCTTGGCGCCGCGGTGCAGCATGGCTATAAGGGTGGCAACGAAGCCGAAAGAGAAACTTCAATGACCCTGCCGCTTTTCCTGACCTTTCTTGCGGCCTGTCTTTCGGCCGGCGCAACCGGCGCGCTATTCAACCCTGGCGACTGGTACAACAGCTTGAAGAAGCCTTCCTGGACTCCGCCGAACTGGCTGTTTCCTGTGGCATGGACGACGCTCTACCTCTGCATGTCCGTCGCGGCAGCCCGCGTGGCCGGTCTCGCTGGTAGTGCGGCCGAGGTCGGGCAGGCACTTGCTTTCTGGGCCTTGCAGATTGCGCTGAACACCCTTTGGACGCCAGTCTTTTTCGGCCTGCGCCGCATGGGGGCGGGCCTCGTGATCCTGATCCTTCTGTGGCTGGCGGTTGCTGCAACCCTGGTTTCATTCTGGCGCATTGACCTGATCGCCGGCCTGCTGTTCCTGCCCTACATCACATGGGTCAGCGTGGCTGGAGCCCTGAACTTCTCGGTTTGGAGGCTGAACCGCGCCTAGGGCCAGTCGGCCCGCCTCGGCACGCGAAGCGCCAGCATCGGCTTCAGGAGTGGTTGGCGGAACCGGACCAGGTCCAGCGCCTCGTGCATTCCCAGCGACGGCTCTCCTCCGATCTCGGTCTGAACCAAAGCCCGGCTGTAGAAGGGCGCGTCGAGCAGGGACAGTCGCGCCTTTGGAACATGGCCCGCATCGGCACGCGTTTCCCGTCGGACAAGCCAACCGCTGCGCCGCAGGGGGGCAACTGGCGGAAGGTCGATCTCGCTCACACGACCCTTGATGTCAGCCTCCACCGCCAGCGCGAGTCGCGTGCCATCGCGCCGGATCGCATCATAGAAGCAGACAGTGCGATCCTTCAGCGGATAGCGTCCCCAGGTCCAGAACCGGAAGTCCTGCTCAAGCGCACGAGTGCCGAAGTTCGCATCGAAGTATCCATGGCCGTCCCACCTGTGCCCCGGCTCCAGCCGAACCGAAACGTCGCCGATTGGGGAGAAGGGACGCCAGAGATGGCGGCCATCCGGAGTAAGGGCGACTTCCGCGCCGGTAACTGCTTTGGGCGTCAAGACGATGCGGCCACGCACTGGCGTCACCATCGGCGGCGCGCCCCATTCGTTGATGTCGATCACCAGTTCGGTGCCGGTCCAATGCATCCGGCTCGGCCCGACCTCCAGCGTGTCTCGCGACTGGCGCAGCGCCGATGCTCCGCGATCCGTCATGGTGAACCGTCCGTGCCGCAAGCCGGACGTCACGACATTCAGGCAGCAATGGTTCTGCGGATTGCGCCGCCCCGACCAGCGATACCAGGGAGAAAACACGGAGCCGATGAAGCCGATCACCGAGACGGCGCGTTGTCCGTCTTCCGAGATCGCATCGACATACCACCAGGCATAGCCGTCTGGGCCGACCTCGACCGAGAAGTCCGGTCCGCCAGAACGGCCGCCGCCGCGTGCCTGCCGGAGGACAGCGCCATCGGAACTCCCGCCCCCGGATGGGCCCCGCCTCCCGCAAGATACAGGCCCGGCAAGCCCGTGCGCGCCACCGGGCGGCGAAACGTCGCCATCGCCCCCTCGGGCGAGCCCCCGTAGATCGCGCCCCCCGACCCCGGATACAGTCTGGACAGCTGAGCCGGCGTGGTCAGCGACCGAGCTTCCGGTGCGGGATCGAAGCTCAGGCCTTGCACGGCCAGCGGCGGAAAGGTGCGTGTCCGGCATTGCGCTTCCTCGGCTGCAAAGGGCGAATGGCCCGCGGGGCCGTTCATGATGATCTCGAACCGCTCGGGCCCGCTCGGTGCGGGTCCGATCTCCCGGTCCTGCGCGCAGACATAGAGCGTGGGCGCGGCGGGCATCTGGCCAATGCCGATCGGCCCGAACTCCCGGGAGGAATCGGCCGTGAAGAAAACATTGTGATGAGCAAGCTCCACGCCAGCCGGTCGCGCGGCAAAAGCCCAGACCCAAGCCGACAGGCTGGGCCGTTGCCGGGCACCGTTGCCCATGGCCGCGCGTGCTGCATCGCCAAGCAGACCGTCCCTCAGCGCACCGGGATCACCCGCAAAGACGCAGGCCGCGCAGGGCAGGTTCGTCCCACCCTCGATCTCCACCCCCGTCACCCGCCCCCCTTGCCGCACGATGCGCCGCGCGCGCGTCGCAAAGCGCAGGCGTACGCCCAGTCCCTCGGCAACTTGGGCCAGCGCCGCGGCGGCGCCGTTCAGCCCTTGCCGCACCGCCCAGACACCCTTCGCCTCGGCGTGCCAGATCAGGGCAAGAACTGCGGGACTGGACGCGGGCCGGCCGCCAACATAGGTGGCATAACGCCCGAATAACTGGATCAGGCGGGGGTCCCGAAAGAACCGTCGCAGGAGACCATCCATCGACCGGCCGGGTAGCAGCGCGGGCCAGATCGTCGGCCGCCGCAGCGCGGCTGTCATTGCCCCCATCAGCTCAGGGCGCGCAGCTGCCATGACCGGCCCTTCGAAAGCGGCATAAAGCTGCGATGCCAGCCGGTCGAACCGCAAGAACGCGGCCGCTTCCCCGGGGCCGCAAAGCTCTTCAATCGCAGCGGCGCTTGCCTCCCGGTCGGCGAACAGGTCAAGCCGAGTGCCGTCGGGCCAGAAATGCCGCGCCAGCCTGGGCAGGGCGATCAGGTCGAGATGGTCCTCGGTGCGCGATCCGGCCAGCGCGAACAGGTCATCCAGTTCGCGGCGCAGCGTCAGGACTGTCGGCCCCGTATCGACGGGGCCCGCAACCGAGGGCAGGGCACGTGCCTTGCCGCCCGGGCCTGATGCCATTTCCACCAAAGTGACCGACACCCCTGCCGCGGCAAGGCGGATCGCGGCCGACAGGCCACCCATCCCGGCGCCGATCACCACAACGGGGTCCTGCGTCATCTAGTCCGGGCCTTGTGTAACGTCGTGCTTACAGCACAGTGTAAATCTCAGTTTACACACAGGCCGGCTGATGCCAAGGTGAAATCCCGATTGGGAGGTGAGGCAAACCCCATGCAACTCGAGTCCCGCATCGAATCGGCCCTGACCCGCGCTCTTGCCCCGCCAACCAACGCGGTCACGCCCCCTCTTCTGCGCTCCGCCCTGACCCATGCTGTCTTTCCTGGCGGCGCGCGCATCCGCCCGACCATCCTGCTTTCCGTGGCGTTGGCCTGCGGCGACGACCGCCCCGAAGTCTCGGACGCCGCAGCCGCCGCGCTGGAGCTGATCCATTGCGCCAGCCTCGCACATGACGATTTACCTGCCTTTGACAATGCCGACCTTCGGCGCGGCAAGCCCAGCCTGCACCGCGCGCATGGCGAACCCCTGGCGATCCTGGCCGGAGACAGCCTGATCGTGCTGGCTTTCGAAACCCTCGCTGCCGCAGGCGAACTTGCCCCCGACCGCGCGGTCAAACTAATTACTGCGCTTGGGCGTCGCACCGGTGCCGTGCAGGGCATCTGCGCGGGCCAAGCTTGGGAAAGCGAGCCAGCCGTTGACCTGCAAGCATATCACCTCGCCAAGACCGGCGCCCTGTTCATCGCTGCCACCCAGATGGGCGCCCTGTCGACCGGCGCCGACCCCGACCCTTGGGAGGACTTGGGCCGCCTGATCGGTGAGGCCTTCCAGGTGGCGGATGACCTGAAGGACGCGCTTCTGTCCTCGGAAGCAACGGGCAAGACATCCGGCCGAGACGCCGTCCTGCATCGGCCCTCGGCGGTTCAATCCATGGGTGTTGTCGGGGCAACGAAGCACCTGCAGGATATCCTTTCCGGTGCCATCGCCTCCATCCCCTCCTGCCCCGGCGAGGCCAAACTTGCCCAGATGGTGCAGGCCCACGCCCGCCGGATCATGGACATTCCGGCCGCCGCACGGGGCTGAACGTGGCTGACCTGCCCTTGCCCGGCGCATCGCGCCCCGAACGCCGATCGCCGCCGGGCTTTTTCGCACGCCTCGCCCTCTCTCCCCGCCTGCACGCGCTGGCCGAGCGCATTCCCGGCCTGCGTGGCCATGCCCGCTCAGAGGGTCGCGCACTGTTCGAGATGATCGCGGGCTTCGTCCGGTCCCAAGCGCTGCTCGCCGTGGTCGAACTCCGCCTTCTGCCGATCCTCGCCGAATCCTCCGCCAGCACGGCGCAACTGTCCACCCGGACATCGGTGCCAGAGGACCGCCTCGCCATCCTGCTTCAGGCTGCCGCTGCGTTGAAACTCGTCGAAAGACGGCGCGGCCTGTGGCGGCTGGCGCCCCGTGGTGCCGCCTTCCTGACCGTACCGGGGCTCGAGGCGATGGTGCGTCACCACCCCGTGCTGTATCGCGACCTCAACGATCCCGTGGCCTTTTTCCGAGGCGAAACCCAGCCCGAACTGGCCGGGTTCTGGCCCTATGTTTTCGGGCCACTCGCAGAAACCGATGCCGGCCTGGCGCAGCGCTACTCCAGCCTGATGGCGGACAGCCAGGCGCTGGTTGCCGAGGATACGCTGCGACTCGTCTCCCTTTCCGACGCCCGCAGGCTGATGGACGTTGGCGGCGGCACGGGCACCTTCCTCAGGGCCGTTGCGCGCAAGTGCCCAGAACTCGATCTTGCGCTCTTCGACCTGCCGCACGTCGTCGCAGCGGCGCCACGGTTCAGCCCGCGCCTTGCAGTGCAACCCGGCGACTTCCGGCAGGACCCGATTCCGGCAGGCGCCGACATCATCACGCTGGTCCGGATTCTGTACGATCATCCTGACACAACGGTGCTTTCGCTTCTGTCCGCGATCCATGACGCGCTGCCGCAGGGGGGAAGGCTGGTGATTTCCGAACCCATGTCTGGAGGCGCCAGGCCAGACGCGGACACCGATATCTACTTCGCAATCTACACGCTTGCGATGTGCTCCGGCCGAACCAGGTCCCCCGCGGAACTAAGGGATATGCTTGTAAAGTCAGGGTTTTCCACAATCTCGGCGCCGCGCACGCGCCGCCCCTTCGTGACCTCGGTAATCGAGGTATCCAAGGCCTGACGGGTCGGCCTCGGAACGTGGTCGCCTTGCTCAACCGCTCACTATCCTAAAGTTGACTGTCTAATAAATTTGACAGTGACAGCTGTAAGGTTAAAGTTACACAAAGCCAGAACGCGTTCGTACCGACTCCTCGGCCGAAGCGAACCGGCAAGGGGGAGCGGCGTGCAAACGCAAGTGGTTATGATGTCCGGCCCGAGGGCGGTTTCCCTGGAAACTGCCGGACTTGCCGCACCTGGTCACGGAGACCTGGTGGTTGACGTTGCTCACTCAGGTATCTCCACCGGGACGGAACGCCTGTTCTGGCTTGGCACGATGCCGGCATTCCCTGGCATGGGCTATCCGCTCGTCCCCGGATACGAAGCCTTCGGCGAAGTCGTCGAAGCCGCGCCAGATACCGGATTCCGTCCGGGCGACCATGTCTTCGTTCCCGGCGCAAACTGCTACACCGGCAACCTGCGCGGCCTGTTCGGTGGCGCCACGCGGCGCCTGGTCACGCCACATGGCCGAGTTTGCCGGCTGGACGCAGGAATAGGCGCCGAGGGCGCGCTGCTGGCGCTTGCCGCAACCGCCCGCCATGCCATCGCAGGCTTCAACTGCGCTCTGCCCGATCTCATCATCGGCCACGGCACCCTGGGCCGGCTTCTTGCCCGGCTGACCATCGCCGCAGGCGGCCGACCGCCAACCGTTTGGGAGGTCAATCCGACCCGCCGCGATGGCGCCGACGGCTACGAAGTGCTTGATCCCGAAGCCGACCCGCGCCGCGACTATGCCTCGATCTATGATGCCTCCGGCGCGCCCGGCCTTCTGGACAGGCTGGTGCCGCGGCTCGCCAGGGGTGGTGAGGTCGTTCTCTGTGGCTTCTACACCGAACCCGTCAGCTTCGCCTTCCCGCCCGCCTTCATGAAGGAGATGCGTCTGCGCATCGCCGCCGAGTGGCAGCCCGCCGACCTGGTCGCCACGCGCGCCCTGATCGAGAGTGGGGCCCTTTCGCTGCACGGGCTCATCACCCATCGCCAGCCAGGATCGCAGGCGCCTGACGCGTACGTCACCGCCTTCGACGACCCGACCTGCCTGAAAATGATCCTCGACTGGAGGGAAGCCGCATGACGCTCGACATTCCGAACCTGAAGGACTTCGACGACCGTCTGCGGGCCGAGGCAGCCGAGGCTCCGTCGCTGGAAATTCCGGACCAGCCGCCCACCAAGAAGACGCAGATCATCGCGATCTACGGCAAGGGCGGCATCGGCAAGTCCTTCACGCTGGCCAACCTCAGCCACATGATGGCCGAAATGGGCAAGCGCGTGCTTCTGATCGGTTGCGATCCGAAGTCCGACACAACCTCGCTTCTCTTTGGCGGCAAGGCGTGCCCGACAATCATCGAAACATCGACCCGCAAGCGGCTGGCCGGCGAAGAGGTGAAGATCGGCGATGTCTGCTTCAAGCGCGGCGGCGTCTTCGCGATGGAACTGGGCGGGCCGGAAGTGGGCCGCGGCTGCGGCGGGCGCGGCATCATCCATGGCTTCGAGCTTCTGGAAAAGCTCGGCTTCCACGACTGGGATTTCGACTACGTCCTGCTCGACTTCCTGGGCGACGTGGTTTGCGGCGGGTTCGGCCTGCCCATCGCGCGCGACATGGCGCAGAAGGTCATCATCGTCGGCTCGAACGACCTGCAATCGCTTTATGTTGCCAACAACGTCTGCTCGGCGGTGGAGTATTTCCGCAAACTTGGCGGCAACGTCGGCGTCGCCGGCATCGTCATCAACAAGGATGACGGCACCGGCGAGGCGGCCGCCTTTGCCGAAGCCGTGGGAATCCCGGTTCTGGCGGCCATCCCGGCCG from Neotabrizicola shimadae includes:
- the bchO gene encoding alpha/beta fold hydrolase BchO, producing MDPRELPATWPFRLQARRLRAGPHDWWVAELGSPDAPAVLMLHGLGASGHSFRRTAPGLAQHFRLIIPDLPGQGCTRCGAVDRLSLNRIAEDLWMLCESLGAAPRAILGHSAGAAIALQMALLRPVPRVVGLNAAVGAFEGPAGLLFPVLARGLAALPFVPRTVSTLMGSEARVRDLLDGTGSKVDDETVALYVRLVRDPDHVAGALGMMARWNLDPLLARLPGLSSDVVLIAARDDRTVPPRVSHAVATRLVRGRVIDVEGGHIVHEERADGLAGLLLEALQFSSDSPKIN
- a CDS encoding magnesium chelatase subunit D; translated protein: MGGDATTTVLAVLAVDPVALGGLWLRSRAGPARLRLIEALRRLSLPLPLLRLPPNAGDEALFGGLDIASTLGSGSPVSRPGLLDRPAVMILPMAERCDAALAARLAQALDRHHHAVIALDEAADESEGLPLALADRLALFLCPDGPDEAPILPDPELIAAARRRLPMVKVPHTAVRDLVAACDALGIDSLRAPTLALTTARILAALAGRDVVEPPDLAQAAEFALAHRAASVPPAPDAEPPPLQPPPEPGSDSTQREGQDSAAADILVAAARAALPEEVLRQLDAGRLSRSGRGATGSGAARAGNRRGRPLSPRRARPSMQARLDLVATLRSAAPWQAVRRSAWPNRANQALLVAPTDFHIRRCKDHSDRLLIFAVDASGSAAVARLAEAKGAVEMLLAQAYSRRDHVALLTFRGTGADLLLPPSRSLVQARQRLRGLPGGGGTPLASGLELALDTATRARGRGMTPTIAVLTDGKCNVALDGRPNRELADAQSLQMALAIRKAGTSALVIDVGQRPNPRLAQIAMGMGARYIALPRATAGRLAGVLESALER
- the bchI gene encoding magnesium chelatase ATPase subunit I, coding for MTQAIARIHPRSDGVRARPAYPFSAIVGQDDMKLALLLTAVDPAIGGVLVFGDRGTGKSTAVRALAALLPEIEAVEGCPVNSPRPEQVPEWVTLTSSTIVRRPTPVVDLPLGASEDRVVGALDIERAIARGEKAFEPGLLARANRGYLYIDEVNLLEDHLVDLLLDVAQSGENVVERDGLSIRHPARFVLVGSGNPEEGDLRPQLLDRFGLSVEVTSPRDIETRVEVIRRRDAFDMDPDAFLANWRPQDMGLREDILAARPRLSQIQAPNTALHDCAALCIALGSDGVRGELTLLRAGRALAALEAAPAVTRAHLRRVAPMALAHRLRRDPLDEAGSTARVARALSETLP
- the crtA gene encoding spheroidene monooxygenase: MSRLWVIGQMALARRALRQDSRLRFFKLCGSGTGEGFTPRPNWQVWAIVAVWASEKAARDAVSDSPVWQRWRARAREVWTVFLDPLSVRGSWSGVSPFLGESGRSEAVSGPVAALTRATLRPSRALRFWQRVPDISSAIGKNPDVLFKIGVGEMPLLHQVTFSIWPDSTTMAAFARAKGPHAEAIRAVREGNWFAEELYARFRILGSEGLWGGTDPLADKLAEREAA
- a CDS encoding phytoene desaturase, with amino-acid sequence MTKPSSTPDAAGRAVVVGAGLGGLASAMRLGAKGWQVTVVDRLDRPGGRGSSISQGGHRFDLGPTIVTVPQTLRDLWSACGRDFDRDVQLVPMDPFYRILFADGETFTARKDPAAMQAEVARISPADLAGYIRFLKDSETRYRFGYEDLGRRPMHNFIETLKVIPRFAMLRADRSVHAHAATRVRDPHLRFALSFHPLFIGGDPFNVTSMYVLVSHLEAAFGVHYAMGGVQAIADAMTKVVTDQGGNVISGGEVDEILVQGGRASGVKLTDGRHFPAEVVVSNADAGHTYDRLLRNQRRRRWTPARLKRSRWSMGLFVWYFGTKGTRHRWPEVGHHSIVVGPRYRDHIRDIFICGRLADDMSLYVHRPSVTDPSCAPDGDDTFYALSPVPHLGHDNGVDWQVEAEPYRKKVQAVLEERLLPGLSLHLTESLVFTPETFRDRYLSPLGAGFSIEPRILQSAWFRPHNLSEELPGLYLAGAGTHPGAGVPGVIGTSEILAQLVPDAPHRAANPVALAAE